In one window of Rhinopithecus roxellana isolate Shanxi Qingling chromosome 15, ASM756505v1, whole genome shotgun sequence DNA:
- the PRSS23 gene encoding serine protease 23, with protein sequence MAGSPGLLFLLFLLLCAVGQVSPYSAPWKPTWPAYRLPVVLPQSTLNLAKPDFEAEAKLEVSSSCGPQCHKGTPLPTYEEAKQYLSYETLYANGSRTETQVGIYILSSSGGGAQQRDSGSSGKSRRKRQIYGYDSRFSIFGKDFLLNYPFSTSVKLSTGCTGTLVAEKHVLTAAHCIHDGKTYVKGTQKLRVGFLKPKFKDGGRGANDSTSAMPEKMKFQWIRVKRTHVPKGWIKGNANDIGMDYDYALLELKKPHKRKFMKIGVSPPAKQLPGGRIHFSGYDNDRPGNLVYRFCDVKDETYDLLYQQCDAQPGASGSGVYVRMWKRQQQKWERKIIGIFSGHQWVDMNGSPQDFNVAVRITPLKYAQICYWIKGNYLDCREG encoded by the coding sequence ATGGCAGGGAGTCCAGggctcctcttccttctcttccttctgctctgtgCTGTCGGGCAAGTGAGCCCTTACAGTGCCCCCTGGAAACCCACTTGGCCTGCATACCGCCTCCCTGTCGTCTTGCCCCAGTCTACCCTCAATTTAGCCAAGCCAGACTTTGAAGCCGAAGCCAAATTGGAAGTATCTTCTTCATGTGGACCCCAGTGTCATAAGGGAACTCCCCTGCCCACTTATGAAGAGGCCAAGCAATATCTGTCTTATGAAACGCTCTATGCCAATGGCAGTCGCACGGAGACACAGGTGGGCATCTACATCCTCAGCAGTAGTGGAGGTGGGGCCCAACAACGAGACTCAGGGTCTTCAGGAAAATCTCGGAGGAAGCGGCAGATTTATGGCTATGACAGCAGGTTCAGCATTTTTGGGAAGGACTTCCTGCTCAACTACCCTTTCTCAACATCAGTGAAGTTATCCACGGGCTGCACCGGCACCCTGGTGGCAGAGAAGCATGTCCTCACAGCTGCCCACTGCATACACGATGGAAAAACCTATGTGAAAGGAACCCAGAAGCTTCGAGTGGGCTTCCTGAAGCCCAAGTTTAAAGATGGTGGTCGAGGGGCCAATGACTCCACTTCAGCCATGCCCGAGAAGATGAAATTTCAGTGGATCCGGGTGAAACGCACCCATGTGCCCAAGGGTTGGATCAAGGGCAATGCCAACGACATTGGCATGGATTATGACTATGCCCTCCTGGAACTCAAAAAGCCCCACAAGAGAAAATTTATGAAGATTGGGGTGAGCCCTCCTGCTAAGCAGCTGCCAGGGGGCAGAATCCACTTCTCTGGTTATGACAATGACCGACCAGGCAATTTGGTGTATCGCTTCTGCGATGTCAAAGATGAGACCTACGACCTGCTCTACCAGCAGTGTGATGCCCAGCCAGGGGCCAGCGGGTCTGGGGTCTATGTGAGGATGTGGAAGAGACAGCAGCAGAAGTGGGAGCGAAAAATTATTGGCATTTTTTCAGGGCACCAGTGGGTGGACATGAATGGTTCCCCACAGGATTTTAACGTGGCTGTTAGAATCACTCCACTCAAATATGCCCAGATTTGCTATTGGATTAAAGGAAACTACCTGGATTGTAGGGAGGGGTGA